A window of the Cystobacter fuscus genome harbors these coding sequences:
- a CDS encoding DUF4123 domain-containing protein, protein MHGSIAGVMVANAGQRLIVEVRWGANAGRKAVVEPGRVLRVGRAEPAQLVVADDTGVSAPHFELAWDGATCRLKHLASGADTLLDGQRVDEAEVSHGAWVRAGQTDFSVYFECNTPPPPPAGPESAERLARKARALEVLSGLTEPLFAVLDAARDERIPVLLRESVEEYRSLYEGAQGEAMAEIAPYVVHLPGDSRLLRSLVQEGWGRNWGIFLSSQRPFKDVRRHLRKFLMVKDSVSRDLYFRFYDPRVLRVFLPTSWPEQNQALFEGVRAYWAEGDDGTSLLRFALKEQALHRELVPLDESPA, encoded by the coding sequence GTGCACGGATCCATCGCGGGCGTGATGGTGGCGAACGCCGGACAGAGACTCATCGTCGAGGTGCGCTGGGGCGCGAACGCGGGCCGCAAGGCGGTGGTCGAGCCGGGGCGGGTGCTGCGTGTCGGCCGCGCGGAGCCGGCGCAGCTGGTGGTTGCCGACGACACCGGCGTGTCCGCTCCGCACTTCGAGCTGGCCTGGGACGGAGCGACGTGCCGCTTGAAGCATCTGGCAAGCGGAGCGGACACGCTGCTGGACGGGCAGCGCGTGGATGAAGCCGAGGTCTCCCACGGAGCCTGGGTGCGCGCGGGCCAGACCGACTTCTCCGTGTACTTCGAGTGCAACACCCCACCGCCTCCGCCCGCTGGCCCCGAATCCGCCGAGCGGTTGGCGCGCAAGGCTCGCGCGTTGGAGGTGCTCTCCGGGCTGACCGAGCCTCTCTTCGCGGTGCTGGATGCGGCGCGGGACGAGCGGATCCCCGTCCTGCTCCGCGAGTCGGTGGAGGAGTATCGCTCCCTCTATGAGGGAGCCCAGGGCGAGGCGATGGCGGAGATCGCGCCCTACGTGGTCCATCTGCCCGGGGACTCGCGACTGTTGCGGTCGCTGGTCCAGGAAGGGTGGGGGAGGAACTGGGGGATCTTCCTGTCCAGCCAACGGCCCTTCAAGGACGTGCGGCGCCACCTCCGCAAGTTCCTCATGGTGAAGGACTCCGTGAGCCGGGATCTCTACTTCCGCTTCTACGATCCGCGGGTCCTCCGGGTCTTCCTCCCCACGAGCTGGCCCGAACAGAACCAGGCGCTCTTCGAGGGAGTCCGGGCCTACTGGGCGGAGGGGGATGACGGCACGAGCCTGCTCCGCTTCGCCTTGAAGGAGCAGGCGCTCCACCGGGAGCTCGTTCCGCTCGACGAGAGCCCGGCATAG
- a CDS encoding FG-GAP-like repeat-containing protein — MSPSFRGRARPVVVSSLLTSLLWGCGPQEAVPEDDAAAPLGELRAAAVTGHKAFRVMTYNVRGPLDTGVRAWPNRKAAVIQRILANNADIVGVQEAQSPSGGPSIPADLIAGLTGTDKPYGVYNPGGGSPKLIFFKKSRFEIAPEVGSGNEALVNPYAASAECFSHAEGKKIAWVGLRDLSTGQVYFVANTHFAYSAICSLGRQKEAAQMGNFLVTKPAGLPVVAMGDFNTDAQSPSTPDESTMEDLESLGHLYRTARFDGTTREEDATFNNAWQGGTPSTKYSRLDYILHSGGEITSTSPSIDRTESGGLTPSDHFAVLATIRPSIFASCSTLTTVPSGTSASTQLFFADVTGDGCADRISWNYTAGEGETWVAKSGCDGSFAAAVKNEGAVSVVATTRFFFADVTGDGCADKILWRPTLADGEVRIYPSRCDGTFGDRVAFTAAASTSESTRLFFADVTGDGAADLLRWNPKERSGAFETFIARKGTTPSFGAAVRSTDGANTSEDTRVYFADVDGDGKADRLTWNPGQDGGRTRVYRSAGTGAFSFSFAHDEGTSGVDTSRFYFADVDGDGKADKIFWRPTFRQGRMQIYLSSGTDFGSSPLMDNTGFSGSENTDFFFANIDGRGGADKVYWNPGAYDGASKVFRALAQ, encoded by the coding sequence ATGAGCCCTTCGTTCCGCGGCCGTGCGCGCCCCGTGGTGGTGTCCTCCCTGTTGACGTCCCTGCTCTGGGGTTGTGGTCCCCAGGAGGCGGTGCCGGAAGATGACGCCGCCGCGCCGCTCGGTGAGCTCCGGGCGGCGGCGGTGACGGGGCACAAGGCCTTCCGGGTGATGACGTACAACGTGCGCGGGCCGCTGGACACGGGCGTGCGCGCCTGGCCCAACCGCAAGGCGGCCGTCATCCAGCGCATCCTCGCCAACAACGCGGACATCGTCGGCGTGCAGGAGGCGCAGAGCCCCTCGGGCGGCCCCAGCATCCCCGCGGATCTCATCGCGGGCCTCACCGGCACCGACAAGCCCTACGGCGTCTACAACCCGGGCGGAGGCAGCCCCAAGCTCATCTTCTTCAAGAAGAGCCGGTTCGAGATCGCCCCCGAGGTGGGCAGCGGCAACGAGGCGCTGGTCAACCCCTATGCCGCCTCCGCCGAGTGCTTCAGCCATGCCGAGGGCAAGAAGATCGCCTGGGTGGGCCTGCGCGACTTGAGCACGGGCCAGGTCTACTTCGTGGCCAACACCCACTTCGCCTACTCGGCCATCTGCTCGCTGGGGCGCCAGAAGGAGGCCGCGCAGATGGGCAACTTCCTCGTCACGAAGCCGGCGGGCCTGCCCGTGGTGGCGATGGGGGACTTCAACACCGACGCCCAGTCGCCCTCCACGCCGGACGAGAGCACCATGGAGGATCTGGAGTCGCTCGGGCACCTGTACCGCACGGCGCGCTTCGACGGCACCACCCGCGAGGAGGACGCCACCTTCAACAATGCCTGGCAGGGGGGCACGCCCTCCACGAAGTACTCCCGGCTGGACTACATCCTCCACAGCGGCGGGGAGATCACCTCCACCTCGCCCTCCATCGATCGCACCGAGAGCGGAGGCTTGACGCCCTCGGATCACTTCGCGGTGCTCGCCACCATCCGCCCGTCCATCTTCGCCTCGTGCTCCACCCTGACGACGGTGCCCTCGGGCACGTCCGCCTCCACGCAGCTGTTCTTCGCGGACGTGACGGGCGATGGCTGCGCGGACCGCATCTCGTGGAATTACACCGCGGGCGAGGGCGAGACGTGGGTGGCGAAGTCCGGGTGTGACGGAAGCTTCGCCGCCGCGGTGAAGAACGAGGGCGCGGTGAGTGTCGTCGCCACCACCCGTTTCTTCTTCGCGGACGTGACGGGCGATGGCTGCGCGGACAAGATCCTCTGGCGGCCCACCCTGGCGGACGGCGAGGTGCGCATCTACCCGTCCCGGTGCGATGGCACCTTCGGCGACCGCGTCGCCTTTACCGCGGCGGCCAGCACCAGTGAGTCCACGCGGCTGTTCTTCGCGGACGTGACCGGGGATGGGGCGGCGGATCTGCTGCGCTGGAACCCCAAGGAGCGCTCGGGCGCCTTCGAGACCTTCATCGCCCGGAAGGGCACCACCCCGTCCTTCGGCGCGGCGGTGCGCAGCACGGACGGGGCCAACACCAGCGAGGACACGCGCGTGTACTTCGCGGACGTGGACGGGGATGGCAAGGCGGACCGTCTCACCTGGAACCCGGGCCAGGACGGGGGCCGCACGCGCGTCTACCGCTCCGCCGGCACCGGCGCCTTCTCCTTCTCGTTCGCGCACGACGAGGGCACCAGCGGCGTGGACACCTCGCGCTTCTACTTCGCGGACGTGGATGGGGATGGCAAGGCGGACAAGATCTTCTGGCGGCCTACCTTCCGCCAGGGCCGCATGCAGATCTACCTCAGCTCCGGCACCGACTTCGGCAGCAGCCCGCTGATGGACAACACGGGCTTCAGCGGCTCGGAGAACACCGACTTCTTCTTCGCCAACATCGACGGCCGCGGCGGCGCCGACAAGGTGTACTGGAACCCCGGTGCCTACGACGGCGCCAGCAAGGTGTTCCGCGCCCTCGCGCAGTAG
- a CDS encoding DUF2380 domain-containing protein, which translates to MSILLTSTRWLALLGVLLAACATSTPTPREDDEVPAAVSSWEEARAELAEWFKGKGIDIHAFTVSLPITFHRWLHSEGPEGGQWNEAWRRFQGQNPGATPEEIWQFAFELMFLFKVNAPLVPYCQD; encoded by the coding sequence ATGAGCATCCTGCTGACCTCCACACGATGGCTCGCACTACTAGGCGTGTTGCTGGCCGCTTGTGCTACCTCAACGCCAACTCCGCGCGAGGACGACGAGGTACCTGCGGCGGTGTCCTCGTGGGAAGAGGCCCGCGCGGAATTGGCCGAGTGGTTCAAGGGCAAGGGGATCGACATTCACGCCTTCACCGTCAGCCTTCCCATCACATTCCACCGATGGCTCCACAGTGAAGGGCCCGAGGGCGGCCAGTGGAACGAGGCGTGGCGTCGGTTCCAGGGGCAGAACCCAGGGGCCACTCCGGAGGAGATCTGGCAGTTCGCGTTCGAGCTCATGTTCTTGTTCAAAGTGAATGCCCCACTCGTGCCCTATTGCCAGGACTGA
- a CDS encoding sensor histidine kinase — MDLQRLGKSARLVVRDHGIGISERDQERIFDRFERAVSSQHYGGFGLGLWISRQIAEGLGGSIQHEVLGQGETQTATARTRRLTVGGQAIWVRSAHGE; from the coding sequence GTGGATCTGCAGCGGTTGGGCAAGAGCGCGCGCCTCGTCGTCCGGGACCATGGCATCGGCATCTCGGAGCGGGACCAGGAGCGCATCTTCGATCGCTTCGAGCGGGCGGTGTCGAGCCAGCACTATGGAGGCTTTGGCCTCGGGCTGTGGATCAGTCGGCAGATCGCCGAGGGACTGGGAGGCAGCATCCAGCACGAGGTGCTTGGGCAGGGAGAGACCCAAACGGCCACAGCGAGGACACGGCGGTTGACCGTTGGAGGGCAGGCAATCTGGGTGCGCTCGGCCCACGGGGAGTAA
- a CDS encoding isocitrate lyase/PEP mutase family protein, translating to MTKTADFRRMHQSGILLLANAWDAGSARLVESLGGRAVATTSAGVAWAWGYKDGHTLPLERLLQTASAITRAIEVPLSLDMERGFGNTPEEVAAAVTSVARLGVAGLNIEDANLPPENLVARIKAIRAALKREGLDIFINARTDVYLRGLVPEGQRAAECIRRAGLYEEAGADGIFPAGMTDLGEISAMVKGTRLAVNIMARPTLAPAAELEKLGVRRITAGSAIPEAMYAHAARLAGGFLKDGLSAPVTAESMPYPQVNGLMKA from the coding sequence ATGACCAAGACCGCTGACTTCCGCCGCATGCATCAGTCCGGCATCCTGCTCCTGGCCAACGCCTGGGACGCCGGGAGCGCGCGCCTCGTCGAGAGCCTGGGCGGCAGGGCCGTCGCCACCACCAGCGCCGGGGTCGCCTGGGCCTGGGGCTACAAGGATGGCCACACCCTGCCGCTCGAGCGCCTGCTGCAGACCGCCAGCGCCATCACCCGTGCCATCGAGGTGCCCCTGAGCCTCGACATGGAGCGCGGCTTCGGCAACACGCCGGAGGAAGTGGCCGCCGCCGTGACCTCCGTCGCGCGCCTGGGCGTCGCGGGCCTCAACATCGAGGATGCCAACCTGCCGCCCGAAAACCTCGTCGCCCGCATCAAGGCGATCCGCGCGGCCCTGAAGCGCGAAGGCCTCGACATCTTCATCAATGCCCGCACCGACGTCTATCTGCGCGGGCTTGTCCCCGAGGGCCAGCGCGCCGCCGAGTGCATCCGCCGCGCCGGACTCTATGAGGAGGCGGGCGCCGACGGCATCTTCCCCGCGGGCATGACCGACCTGGGGGAGATCTCCGCCATGGTGAAGGGCACCCGACTGGCGGTGAACATCATGGCCCGCCCCACCCTCGCCCCCGCCGCCGAGTTGGAGAAGCTGGGAGTGCGGCGCATCACGGCGGGCAGCGCGATCCCCGAGGCCATGTACGCCCATGCGGCGCGGCTGGCGGGCGGTTTCCTGAAGGATGGGCTGTCGGCCCCGGTCACGGCCGAGTCGATGCCCTATCCGCAGGTGAACGGGCTGATGAAGGCCTGA
- a CDS encoding class I SAM-dependent methyltransferase, producing the protein MTRPSTERFTDRVADYVRYRPDYPPELLAFLHGPGGLAPSAPVADVGAGTGISTRMFLEAGHPVVAVEPNAAMRAAADAWLGGFPGYRSVAGSAEATGLADASVALVTAAQAFHWFDPERTRREFARVLVPGGRVALFWNSRQLDSTPFLRGYEALLRQYCPDYASVAERYPSDEQVATWFGAGLRHQVVFPHAQRLDFEALRGRHLSSSFVPKEGQPGYAPTMEALRELFEREQRDGHVLFTYDTRLHVGEVS; encoded by the coding sequence ATGACCCGACCCTCCACGGAACGCTTCACCGATCGCGTCGCGGACTACGTGCGCTACCGCCCGGACTATCCACCCGAGCTCCTCGCCTTCCTGCATGGCCCGGGAGGCCTCGCGCCCTCGGCGCCGGTGGCGGACGTGGGGGCCGGCACGGGCATCTCCACCCGGATGTTCCTGGAGGCGGGGCACCCGGTGGTGGCGGTGGAGCCCAATGCCGCGATGCGCGCCGCGGCGGACGCCTGGCTCGGTGGGTTTCCGGGCTACCGGAGTGTCGCGGGCAGCGCCGAGGCCACGGGGTTGGCGGATGCGAGTGTCGCGCTGGTGACGGCGGCGCAGGCCTTCCATTGGTTCGATCCCGAGCGTACCCGGCGGGAGTTCGCCCGCGTCCTGGTGCCGGGGGGCCGGGTGGCGCTCTTCTGGAACAGCCGCCAGCTCGACAGCACGCCCTTCCTGCGCGGCTACGAGGCGCTCCTGCGCCAGTATTGTCCGGACTACGCGAGCGTGGCCGAGCGCTACCCGAGCGATGAGCAGGTGGCGACCTGGTTTGGCGCGGGGCTGCGCCACCAGGTGGTGTTTCCCCATGCGCAGCGGCTCGACTTCGAGGCGTTGCGAGGCCGGCACCTGTCCTCCTCATTCGTGCCCAAGGAGGGACAGCCGGGCTACGCGCCGACGATGGAAGCCCTGCGCGAACTGTTCGAGCGCGAGCAGCGCGACGGCCACGTGCTGTTCACCTACGACACCCGCCTGCACGTGGGCGAGGTGTCGTGA
- a CDS encoding VOC family protein, whose translation MREVDHRDNCHGQRNSDPTEQNKKCESAAHGPSVPQTYCWGEEHTTAIRTCPDEWHRGGSPSPYGAGSPTPGAPHAQGDSGNKSAKDFGGTPVGLCVYTENVDALNERFLKAGGTQLRPLRNEFYGDRTAQVEDPEGYKWTLAQHVEDVTPEEMERRMAKMMGG comes from the coding sequence ATGCGCGAAGTAGATCATCGCGACAATTGCCACGGGCAGCGAAACTCCGATCCCACCGAGCAGAACAAAAAGTGTGAGAGCGCGGCGCATGGACCCTCGGTACCCCAGACATATTGTTGGGGCGAGGAACATACCACCGCCATCCGGACTTGCCCGGACGAGTGGCACCGGGGAGGCTCACCGTCCCCGTATGGAGCGGGGAGCCCCACCCCAGGAGCACCACATGCCCAAGGCGATTCCGGCAACAAGAGCGCGAAGGACTTTGGAGGCACGCCGGTGGGGCTGTGCGTGTACACGGAGAACGTGGATGCGCTGAACGAGCGCTTCCTGAAGGCGGGAGGCACGCAGTTGAGGCCGTTGCGGAACGAGTTCTACGGAGACCGCACGGCGCAGGTGGAGGATCCCGAGGGCTACAAGTGGACGCTCGCGCAGCACGTGGAGGACGTGACGCCGGAGGAGATGGAGCGGCGCATGGCGAAGATGATGGGCGGGTAG
- a CDS encoding isochorismatase family protein translates to MTHRTYEPLTANNTALVLVDHQVGLMTGVRDYSTGELKHNVVALAKAAKALELPIIVTTTARDSMWGPTFPELVQALPGIKIIDRSSVNAYDDERVAKAIEATGRKKLIFAGISLEVCAAFPAMTAVARGLDAYVAVDASGTFSETKRQVGLLRMQQAGVILSDYATMMVEILKDNGRPEAGAVYGALDMPWATLVGQIAHAYGK, encoded by the coding sequence ATGACCCATCGCACCTACGAGCCGCTCACTGCCAACAACACGGCCCTGGTTCTCGTCGATCATCAGGTAGGCCTGATGACCGGCGTCCGGGACTATTCGACCGGAGAGCTGAAGCACAACGTCGTGGCCCTGGCCAAGGCCGCCAAGGCGCTCGAGCTGCCGATCATCGTCACGACGACCGCGCGCGACAGCATGTGGGGGCCGACCTTCCCCGAGCTCGTCCAGGCCCTGCCCGGCATCAAGATCATCGATCGCTCCTCGGTGAACGCCTACGACGACGAGCGCGTCGCCAAGGCCATCGAAGCGACCGGGCGCAAGAAGCTCATCTTCGCCGGCATCTCCCTGGAGGTCTGCGCGGCGTTCCCGGCAATGACCGCCGTGGCGCGGGGACTGGACGCCTATGTCGCCGTCGACGCGTCCGGGACATTCAGCGAAACCAAGCGTCAGGTCGGCTTGCTGCGCATGCAACAGGCGGGCGTCATCCTGTCCGACTACGCGACCATGATGGTCGAGATCCTCAAGGACAACGGGCGGCCAGAGGCCGGCGCCGTGTATGGCGCGCTCGACATGCCCTGGGCCACACTCGTGGGCCAGATCGCCCACGCCTACGGAAAGTGA
- a CDS encoding LysR substrate-binding domain-containing protein yields MLDLNDFFFFVQVVDRGGFTAAGRALRMPKSTLSHRMQQLESNLGVRLLNRTSRRFGMTEAGEDFYRHAVAMLREAELAETTIRHRLAEPTGTVRCTAGVATMQFAMSDIIVDFLARYPKVNVVAHAADRSVDLVGENYDIAVRAHSDPLLASNLVQKTLASASWFLFAGSSYIEANGAPRTPQDLQNHPSLFMMRTGVVPMWRLRHASRARDEVVMPLTPRLLSDDMVGLQQAALKGLGVVALPGYICRAAVRSGALRRVLPDWLAGDSTITALIPHRKGLLPSVRAFLDHLATEFPKTVQL; encoded by the coding sequence GTGCTGGATCTGAACGACTTCTTCTTTTTCGTCCAGGTGGTCGACCGCGGTGGGTTCACGGCGGCGGGCCGGGCGTTGCGTATGCCCAAATCGACCCTCAGTCACCGCATGCAGCAGCTCGAGAGCAATCTCGGCGTCCGGCTGCTCAACCGGACATCGCGCCGCTTCGGAATGACCGAGGCCGGCGAAGACTTCTATCGGCACGCGGTGGCGATGCTCCGAGAGGCGGAGTTGGCCGAAACGACGATCCGCCATCGGCTGGCCGAACCGACCGGTACGGTGCGATGCACTGCTGGCGTGGCGACCATGCAGTTCGCGATGTCCGACATCATCGTCGATTTCCTCGCGCGGTATCCGAAGGTGAATGTCGTCGCGCATGCCGCGGATCGATCCGTCGACCTCGTTGGCGAGAACTACGACATCGCCGTCCGCGCGCATTCCGACCCGCTCCTCGCTTCCAACCTCGTCCAGAAGACGCTCGCTTCCGCCTCGTGGTTCCTGTTCGCGGGCTCGAGCTATATCGAAGCAAACGGCGCGCCGCGGACACCCCAGGATCTTCAAAACCATCCTTCGCTTTTCATGATGCGGACCGGCGTCGTGCCGATGTGGCGGCTTCGCCATGCGAGCAGGGCGCGAGACGAAGTCGTCATGCCGCTGACCCCGAGGCTGCTGAGCGACGACATGGTCGGTCTGCAGCAAGCGGCGCTCAAGGGGCTCGGCGTGGTGGCGTTGCCTGGCTACATCTGCCGGGCGGCGGTGCGTTCCGGTGCGTTGCGGCGTGTGCTGCCGGACTGGCTTGCCGGCGACTCCACGATCACCGCGCTCATTCCCCACAGGAAAGGGCTTCTGCCGTCCGTGCGCGCCTTCCTTGATCACCTGGCGACGGAGTTCCCAAAGACGGTACAGCTCTAG
- a CDS encoding alpha/beta hydrolase translates to MRTFKSEPSETAIVRIAADERARAGVLRERFARFWEAASGEPRAIYDAFISASPLTGDVSLDAVDEAGVRGWWVRPARAEPGRAILYLHGGGYVQGSAKAYRGFVSQLVSRTQVPALVIDYPLAPETTLPAAPKAALAAWHWLAARGFTRVAIVGDSAGGGLTLVTLAQLARSSGGASPVAGVVFSPWTDLAFTGASMTDPSVEDPLIGYEYLRDCARKYLGAASAADPLASPLLGELHGLPPLFIQVGTDERLLDDSRQYAARARQAGVPVQLEIWEEMHHVFQLDVTHLESSRVALDRAGHFLLNAFNHE, encoded by the coding sequence ATGCGTACATTCAAGAGTGAGCCATCCGAAACGGCGATCGTCAGGATCGCGGCGGACGAACGCGCGCGTGCGGGCGTTTTGCGCGAGCGGTTCGCCCGCTTCTGGGAAGCCGCGAGCGGCGAGCCCAGGGCGATCTACGATGCCTTCATCTCCGCGAGTCCCCTGACCGGCGACGTCTCCCTCGACGCCGTCGATGAGGCGGGCGTACGAGGCTGGTGGGTGCGTCCAGCGCGAGCCGAGCCGGGTCGCGCGATCCTCTATCTCCATGGCGGCGGCTACGTGCAGGGTTCCGCGAAGGCATACCGCGGCTTCGTCAGCCAGCTCGTCAGCCGCACACAGGTTCCCGCGCTCGTCATCGACTATCCCCTGGCGCCCGAGACGACGCTGCCGGCCGCGCCGAAGGCGGCCCTGGCGGCATGGCACTGGCTGGCCGCTCGAGGCTTCACACGGGTCGCGATCGTCGGGGATTCAGCGGGCGGCGGGTTGACGCTGGTCACGCTCGCGCAGCTGGCCAGGTCGTCTGGCGGCGCCTCGCCAGTGGCGGGAGTGGTCTTCTCCCCGTGGACCGACCTGGCCTTCACCGGAGCGTCGATGACGGATCCGTCCGTGGAGGATCCGTTGATCGGCTACGAGTATCTGCGGGATTGCGCCCGGAAGTATCTCGGGGCGGCAAGCGCCGCCGATCCGCTCGCCTCGCCGCTCCTGGGCGAGCTGCATGGCCTCCCGCCGCTCTTCATCCAGGTCGGAACCGACGAACGTCTGCTGGATGACTCCCGGCAATATGCCGCTCGCGCAAGGCAGGCAGGTGTCCCTGTCCAGCTCGAGATCTGGGAGGAGATGCATCACGTCTTCCAACTCGATGTCACGCATCTGGAAAGCAGCCGGGTCGCGCTCGATCGCGCTGGGCATTTCCTGCTCAATGCCTTCAACCACGAATGA
- a CDS encoding NmrA/HSCARG family protein, with protein sequence MTNQIHSAPVLVAGATGKQGGAVARSLLARRQSVRALVRDPQSPSAAALKALGADLVRGDLMDKASLLEACAGVRAVFSIPPLTLETLGTDAVRVMGKNLVDAAKDAGVPHFVHTSVSGAGDFHRKAPGWKEGRWDVAYWEDKAYTEELVRDAGFQYWTLLKPAFFMENFLRPSFMFAHSVGDRLVTVLKPHTVLALIAVKDIGEAGAAAILEPEKFHRVELELAGERLTMKEIARILGEAWNVSPEAPDLTPEEAMAQGMPPAFVKNYQQLNEVGSPATPEQARSLGLPLTDFKTWAHLVGR encoded by the coding sequence ATGACGAATCAGATCCATTCGGCGCCCGTGCTCGTGGCGGGGGCGACGGGCAAGCAAGGGGGGGCCGTGGCGCGGTCATTGCTGGCGCGTCGTCAATCGGTGCGAGCGTTGGTGCGAGATCCCCAATCACCGAGCGCCGCGGCCCTGAAGGCCCTGGGGGCCGACCTCGTCCGGGGAGATCTCATGGACAAGGCGTCGCTGCTCGAAGCCTGTGCGGGAGTCCGGGCGGTGTTCTCCATCCCCCCGCTCACGCTCGAGACCCTGGGGACGGATGCCGTGCGGGTGATGGGCAAGAACCTGGTGGACGCGGCGAAGGACGCCGGTGTCCCGCACTTCGTCCACACCTCGGTGTCGGGCGCGGGGGACTTCCATCGCAAGGCACCGGGTTGGAAGGAGGGCCGGTGGGATGTCGCTTACTGGGAGGACAAGGCCTATACCGAAGAGCTCGTGCGCGACGCGGGCTTCCAATACTGGACCCTGCTCAAGCCGGCCTTCTTCATGGAGAACTTCCTGCGTCCCTCGTTCATGTTCGCCCATTCGGTGGGGGATCGCCTGGTGACGGTGCTCAAACCCCACACGGTGCTCGCCCTGATCGCGGTGAAGGACATCGGCGAGGCGGGGGCCGCGGCGATCCTCGAGCCGGAGAAGTTCCACCGGGTGGAACTCGAGCTCGCGGGCGAGCGGCTGACGATGAAGGAGATCGCCCGGATCCTGGGCGAGGCCTGGAATGTCTCGCCCGAGGCTCCGGACCTCACTCCCGAGGAGGCCATGGCCCAGGGCATGCCGCCCGCGTTCGTGAAAAACTATCAACAGCTCAACGAGGTGGGCAGTCCCGCCACACCCGAGCAGGCGCGGAGCCTGGGACTGCCCTTGACCGATTTCAAGACCTGGGCCCACCTCGTCGGCCGCTGA
- a CDS encoding CerR family C-terminal domain-containing protein codes for MSTRRAGGTEGSRPRRRPREGGYARGEETRERIIQAAFEVFSEEGYLGASTRLIAARAGVNPPALQYYFDSKEGLHEACGRWVIDRVMGGFAPVLEAARAARASGRREAMLEALQDLVELIADLTMPRTDEEGWRRFLGRCQTHSSGHPAFELIEREFTVPIKSMVISLVTQVLGLEEGDERARIRALLILGQLWVVHDGADRTLGDLGWPDFAGDRAARVKEILRDHVARLLASPLPATSASPSRSRR; via the coding sequence GTGAGTACCAGGCGAGCGGGCGGAACGGAGGGGTCGCGGCCGAGGCGGCGACCCCGGGAAGGCGGTTACGCCCGAGGAGAGGAGACGCGGGAGCGGATCATCCAGGCGGCCTTCGAGGTGTTCTCCGAGGAAGGCTACCTGGGGGCGTCGACCCGGCTCATCGCCGCGCGAGCCGGGGTCAACCCGCCGGCGCTGCAATACTACTTCGATAGCAAGGAGGGATTGCACGAGGCGTGCGGGCGGTGGGTCATTGATCGGGTGATGGGCGGGTTCGCTCCCGTATTGGAGGCGGCGCGAGCGGCGCGGGCGAGCGGACGGCGGGAGGCGATGCTCGAGGCGCTCCAGGATCTGGTGGAGCTGATAGCGGACCTGACGATGCCCCGGACCGACGAAGAAGGCTGGCGCCGCTTCCTCGGGCGATGCCAGACGCATTCCTCCGGCCATCCCGCCTTCGAGCTGATCGAGCGGGAGTTCACGGTGCCCATCAAGTCCATGGTCATCTCGCTCGTCACCCAGGTGTTGGGGCTCGAGGAGGGAGACGAGCGGGCCCGGATTCGTGCCCTGCTCATCCTTGGTCAGTTGTGGGTCGTGCATGATGGGGCGGACAGAACGCTCGGGGACCTGGGCTGGCCGGACTTCGCCGGGGACCGTGCCGCGCGCGTCAAGGAGATCCTCCGTGATCACGTCGCCCGGCTCCTGGCTTCACCCCTCCCGGCGACCTCCGCCTCGCCGTCTCGCTCCCGCCGGTGA